The Salvia miltiorrhiza cultivar Shanhuang (shh) chromosome 1, IMPLAD_Smil_shh, whole genome shotgun sequence genome has a window encoding:
- the LOC131026499 gene encoding eukaryotic translation initiation factor 6-2-like produces the protein MATRLQYENNCDIGVFSKLTNAYCLVAIGGSENFYSTFEAELAGVIPVVKASIAGTRIVGRLCAGNKNGLLLPHNTTDQELQHLRNSLPDSVAVQRIEERLNSLGNCISCNDHVALSHPYLAKETEELIADVLGVEVFRQTVAGDVLVGSYCAFSNRGGLVHPHTSIEDLDELSTLLQVPLVAGTVNCGSDVIGAGVIVNDWIAFCGSDTTATELSVIESVFKLRYHFFE, from the exons ATGGCAACAA GATTGCAGTATGAGAATAATTGTGATATTGGGGTTTTCTCCAAGCTTACCAATGCATATTGTCTGGTTGCGATTGGGGGTTCGGAGAACTTCTACAG CACATTTGAGGCTGAGTTGGCTGGTGTAATTCCTGTGGTCAAAGCCTCCATTGCTGGTACTAGAATCGTCGGACGCCTATGTGCTG GAAATAAGAATGGTTTGCTTTTGCCTCACAATACTACGGATCAAG AGCTTCAACACTTAAGGAACAGTCTCCCAGATTCAGTTGCTGTTCAGCGAATTGAGGAGAGATTAAACTCTCTAGGGAACTGCATTTCTTGCAATGATCATGTTGCTCTTTCACATCCTTACCTTGCCAAG GAAACCGAGGAATTGATTGCAGATGTGCTTGGTGTGGAAGTTTTTCGTCAGACTGTAGCAGGCGATGTTCTTGTCGGCAGTTATTGTGCCTTTTCCAACAGAGGTGGCTTG GTTCATCCTCATACATCCATAGAAGATTTGGACGAACTCTCGACACTCCTCCAAGTTCCTTTGGTAGCTGGGACTGTCAATTGTGGTAGCGATGTGATAGGTGCTGGCGTCATAGTCAATGATTGGATTGCTTTCTGTGGGTCAGACACGACTGCTACTGAGTTGTCTGTCATCGAGAGCGTCTTTAAGTTGAGATAtcatttttttgaatga
- the LOC131008477 gene encoding uncharacterized mitochondrial protein AtMg00810-like: protein MGLWIDTKPVAKLVTVKVMLSLVAACNWSLTHLDINNTFLYGDLSEDIYMELPPGLLDPEGRPYPPVLLVLFNPLVIILSSTKGRASKFLGLVVYVDDILLTSNDDASVAAFKEFLSLTAGHVLLPWSLGNIYPLTKVLISDSTTYRRLIGRLLYLTLTRPDITFVVNNLSQFVSKPCNGHLLAAERVLKYLKGTIGHGLFFSKTSTFSLSAFCDADWAACPDTRKSVAGFDVFLGSSLISWRSKKQNTISRSSVEAKYRAMAQVSCEVTWICMNAPNTSRLTATWFVRSFNKELSIRFM from the exons ATGGGACTTTGGATAGATACAAAGCCAG TAGCTAAGCTTGTTACTGTCAAAGTTATGCTCTCCTTAGTAGCTGCATGTAACTGGTCTCTTACTCACCTTGATATTAACAATACTTTCTTATATGGTGATTTATCTGAGGACATCTATATGGAATTACCTCCTGGCCTTCTTGATCCAGAGGGGCGCCCTTATCCCCCAG TGCTTTTGGTTTTGTTCAATCCGCTTGTGATCATTCTTTCTTCTACAAAAGGGAGGGCAAGCAAGTTCTTAGGTTTGGtggtttatgttgatgatatttTGCTCACCAGCAATGATGATGCTTCTGTTGCTGCATTCAAAGAGTTTTTGA GCCTCACTGCAGGCCATGTTCTACTCCCATGGAGTCTGGGAAACATCTATCCTCTGACGAAGGTTCTCATCTCTGATTCTACAACCTATCGAAGACTTATTGGTCGACTGCTATACTTGACTCTCACTCGTCCAGACATTACTTTTGTTGTAAACAACTTGAGTCAATTCGTTTCTAAACCATGTAACGGACATCTTCTTGCTGCTGAACGTGTGCTCAAATATCTTAAGGGCACCATAGGCCATGGCCTTTTCTTTTCCAAGACTTCTACTTTTTCCTTGTCTGCATTTTGTGATGCCGATTGGGCTGCTTGCCCTGATACCCGGAAGTCAGTTGCTGGCTTTGACGTGTTTCTTGGATCTTCTCTGATCTCTTGGCGCTCGAAGAAGCAAAACACTATATCTCGTTCATCTGTCGAAGCTAAATATCGAGCTATGGCTCAAGTGAGTTGTGAAGTCACCTGGATTTGCATGAACGCACCAAACACATCGAGATTGACTGCCACATGGTTCGTGAGAAGTTTCAACAAGGAGTTGTCAATCCGATTCATGTGA
- the LOC131026473 gene encoding eukaryotic translation initiation factor 6-2 produces the protein MATRLQYENNCDIGVFSKLTNAYCLVAIGGSENFYSTFEAELAGVIPVVKASIAGTRIVGRLCAGNKNGLLLPHNTTDQELQHLRNSLPDSVVVQRIEERLNSLGNCISCNDHVALSHPDLDKETEELIADVLGVEVFRQTVAGNILVGSYCAFSNRGGLVHPHTSIEDLDELSTLLQVPLVAGTVNRGSDVIGAGMTVNDWTAFCGSDTTATELSVIESVFKLRDGKPGGLVDEMRKSLIDTYV, from the exons ATGGCAACAA GATTGCAGTATGAGAATAATTGTGATATTGGGGTTTTCTCCAAGCTTACCAATGCATATTGTCTGGTTGCGATTGGGGGTTCGGAGAACTTCTACAG CACATTTGAGGCTGAGTTGGCTGGTGTAATTCCTGTGGTCAAAGCCTCCATTGCTGGTACTAGAATCGTCGGACGCCTTTGTGCTG GAAATAAGAATGGTTTGCTTTTGCCTCACAATACTACGGATCAAG AGCTTCAACACTTAAGGAACAGTCTCCCAGATTCAGTTGTTGTTCAGCGAATTGAGGAGAGATTAAACTCTCTAGGGAACTGCATTTCTTGCAATGATCATGTGGCTCTTTCACATCCTGACCTTGACAAG GAAACCGAGGAATTGATTGCAGATGTGCTTGGTGTGGAAGTTTTCCGTCAAACTGTAGCAGGCAATATTCTTGTCGGCAGTTATTGTGCCTTTTCCAACAGAGGTGGCTTG GTTCATCCTCATACATCTATAGAAGATCTGGACGAACTCTCGACACTCCTTCAAGTTCCTTTGGTAGCTGGGACTGTGAATCGTGGTAGCGACGTGATAGGTGCTGGCATGACAGTCAATGACTGGACAGCTTTCTGTGGATCAGACACGACTGCTACTGAGTTGTCTGTCATCGAGAGTGTGTTTAAGTTGAGAGACGGTAAACCTGGTGGTCTGGTCGATGAAATGAGAAAATCATTGATCGACACCTATGTGTAA